Proteins encoded by one window of Channa argus isolate prfri chromosome 1, Channa argus male v1.0, whole genome shotgun sequence:
- the LOC137127514 gene encoding peptidyl-prolyl cis-trans isomerase FKBP14-like has product MLLTVLSWLCSSLLASVSGGKLPEAEVKIEVLHRPFLCRRTSKYGDIMLVHYEGSFENGTVFHSSRTQGDKQPIWFTLGIREVIKGWDKGLQDMCSGEKRKLIIPPGLAYGKEGKGKIPPESTLTFIIEVLEIRNGPRSHESFQEMDLNDDWKLSKHEVKEYLKKEFERHGYPPNDTLHENMVEDIFAKEDENKDGFISSREFTYKHDEL; this is encoded by the exons ATGCTGTTGACTGTGCTGAGCTGGCTCTGCTCTTCCCTGCTGGCGTCTGTCAGCGGGGGAAAGCTGCCCGAGGCagaggtgaagatagaggttcTGCACAGACCATTTCTCTGTCGCCGAACTTCAAAGTATGGAGACATTATGCTGGTTCATTATGAGGGATCCTTTGAAAACGGGACAGTGTTTCACTCCAG TCGAACCCAAGGTGACAAACAGCCAATATGGTTTACACTGGGAATTAGAGAAGTGATAAAAGGCTGGGATAAAGGTCTGCAGGACATGTGCTctggagagaagaggaaactCATCATACCTCCAGGGCTGGCCTATGGAAAGGAAGGGAAAG GTAAGATCCCACCTGAAAGCACGCTGACCTTCATCATCGAGGTGCTTGAGATCAGAAATGGACCACGGTCGCATGAGTCATTCCAAGAAATGGACCTCAACGATGACTGGAAGCTCTCCAAGCATGAG GTGAAAGAATACCTAAAGAAGGAATTTGAGCGCCACGGCTACCCTCCCAACGACACCCTTCATGAGAACATGGTGGAAGATATTTTTGCCAAAGAGGACGAGAACAAAGATGGCTTTATATCCTCCAGAGAGTTCACATACAAACATGATGAACTTTAA
- the oxnad1 gene encoding oxidoreductase NAD-binding domain-containing protein 1 has protein sequence MNIQCFLSSAARNFSLPYPAACLLCCWLPGPHSVTRRNMSSKRKMDHLERTASNYRQNALYPAQVCGIINESETVKRLRVAVHPDFTFKAGQWVDLFIPGVEKVGGFSMCSSPGLLQREGVIELAVKYAKHPPAHWVHTTCTVGSRVAMRVGGDFFFDPFPSDPSVDLLLVAGGVGINPLYSILLHAIDLLHLNRTSGGRDYNIGSIYLCYSAKNTQELLFKSSIVEVCQEFSDKFSCDFHVTQQSTDVDPNLQPFVKHGRITEEELLAHVDPQRTLCYLCGPPPMIEAISKTLGDLSLPKEKILFEKWW, from the exons ATGAACATCCAGTGTTTCTTGTCCTCCGCTGCTCGAAACTTCAGCCTGCCATATCCTGCTGCCTGTCTGCTTTGTTGCTGGCTTCCGGGTCCCCACTCTGTCACGAG AAGAAACATGTCCTCCAAGAGAAAAATGGACCACCTAGAGAGGACAGCAAGCAACTACAGACAAAAT GCTTTGTATCCAGCTCAAGTATGTGGAATTATAAACGAGTCAGAGACAGTAAAACGTTTGAGAGTAGCTGTCCATCCAGACTTCACCTTCAAAGCAGGACAGTG GGTGGACCTCTTCATCCCTGGTGTAGAGAAGGTGGGGGGTTTCTCCATGTGCTCTAGCCCAGGCTTACTGCAGCGGGAGGGCGTCATTGAGCTGGCTGTCAAATATGCCAAACATCCTCCAGCACACTGGGTCCACACCACG TGTACAGTGGGCTCCCGTGTTGCAATGCGTGTCGGTGGGGACTTTTTTTTTGACCCATTCCCCTCAGATCCTTCCGTGGATTTGCTGCTGGTGGCCGGTGGTGTTGGCATCAACCCTCTTTACTCCATTCTGCTTCACGCCATAGATCTGCTACATCTCAATCGTACCTCAGGGGGTCGGGACTACAACATTGGCTCTATTTACCTATGCTACAGTGCCAAGAACACCCAGGAGCTGCTCTTTAAG AGCTCCATCGTTGAAGTGTGTCAGGAGTTTTCTGACAAGTTCTCCTGTGACTTCCACGTCACGCAACAGAGCACAGATGTCGACCCAAACCTTCAGCCATTTGTCAAAC ATGGGCGAATTACAGAGGAAGAGTTGCTGGCTCATGTGGACCCACAGAGGACTTTGTGTTACCTGTGCGGGCCACCCCCTATGATCGAAGCCATATCAAAAACCCTCGGGGATCTTAGCCTCCCGAAAGAAAAGATCCTCTTTGAGAAGTGGTGGTAG
- the wipf3 gene encoding WAS/WASL-interacting protein family member 3 isoform X1, giving the protein MPIPPPPPPPPPVPPPPPPSAALPQCPSEPSKAQSGGGGGGRNALLVDIQKGTKLRKVTLVNDRSAPIVDKPKANTGDVSSSTGASQGSTGGMAPMGTSLGGLFAGGFPTLRPTGQRDLTVKTTVSRSASLKPLWNPPTDLSSVSETHKTAELRSSIHRPFTSSSSAPPSPSHGSKHPPPFPNCSPPPPPPAPLSAPPPPPAPPFAPPPPPPPQAFQDRPANKPPPLPSCPPPPPPSQVTKPTWLSIQHSHHTTISHPTTPPPPPPPSQPPSVVPGDRSSGFFHPPAPSPVHSEIYRLPIQRDSFLGPPPPPPPPPLPTSFTSTCPSTLPPPPPKTAPVPSPALRLLPPSYPCNAPTRRPPAVPRSAGVGRLAPPPAPPARSPSTELSTRIPPPPPPPPLPPLSLRNGHLHSLADDFESKFQFHPVEDLPPPDDFKPFPRVYPSKENRVNSKPPGIQTHLR; this is encoded by the exons ATGCCAATcccacctcctccccctccaccaCCCCCAGTGCCTCCGCCACCACCGCCCAGTGCTGCCCTACCTCAG TGTCCATCGGAGCCTTCTAAGGCCCAGtctggtggaggaggaggtggaaggaATGCCCTGCTGGTTGATATTCAGAAAGGAACCAAGCTCAGGAAAGTCACACTCGTCAATGACCGCAGTGCCCCTATTGTTGACA AGCCCAAAGCAAACACTGGAGATGTATCCAGCAGCACTGGTGCTTCTCAGGGTTCAACAGGAGGGATGGCACCCATGGGAACCTCTTTGGGTGGGCTCTTTGCTGGAGGGTTCCCCACTCTCAGACCAACAGGACAAAGAGACTTAACAGTCAAGACTACAG TGTCACGGTCGGCCTCCCTGAAGCCGCTGTGGAACCCCCCCACGGATTTGAGCAGTGTCTCTGAGACCCACAAGACTGCGGAGCTCCGAAGCTCCATTCACCGTCCGTTCACTTCCTCATCTTCTGctcctccctctccatctcATGGCAGCAAACACCCTCCCCCTTTCCCCAATTGTTCGCCgcccccacctcctcctgccCCGCTTtctgctcctccacctcctcctgctcctccttttGCTCCTCCGCCACCCCCCCCTCCTCAAGCCTTCCAGGACCGTCCAGCCAACAAGCCTCCACCACTCCCCTcctgccccccaccccctcctccatCCCAGGTCACCAAGCCTACTTGGCTCTCTATCCAGCACTCCCACCACACAACCATCTCCCACCCCACTaccccaccacctcctcctccaccttcccAGCCTCCCTCTGTTGTGCCAGGTGACCGCTCCTCAGGGTTCTTCCACCCTCCAGCCCCCTCTCCAGTCCATTCTGAAATTTATAGACTTCCCATCCAGAGGGACAGCTTTCTGGGACCTCCGCCaccgcctcctcctccacccctcCCAACTTCCTTCACCTCTACCTGCCCATCCACtctccctccaccaccaccaaagACAGCCCCAGTGCCCTCCCCAGCCCTGCGCTTACTGCCACCATCATACCCCTGCAATGCTCCCACCCGACGGCCACCTGCTGTGCCCAGAAGTGCAG GTGTGGGTCGGCtggctcctcctccagctccgcCAGCACGTTCCCCCTCCACAGAGTTGTCCACCCGTATTcctccccctccaccaccacctcctctgcCCCCACTCAGTCTCAGGAATGGACACCTGCACAGCCTGG CAGATGACTTTGAATCCAAGTTTCAGTTCCACCCTGTGGAAGATTTACCCCCTCCTGATGACTTCAAACCTTTCCCTCGAGTATACCCcagcaaagaaaacagag tgaaCTCCAAACCACCTGGGATCCAGACACATCTGAGATGA
- the wipf3 gene encoding WAS/WASL-interacting protein family member 3 isoform X2 codes for MPIPPPPPPPPPVPPPPPPSAALPQCPSEPSKAQSGGGGGGRNALLVDIQKGTKLRKVTLVNDRSAPIVDKPKANTGDVSSSTGASQGSTGGMAPMGTSLGGLFAGGFPTLRPTGQRDLTVKTTVSRSASLKPLWNPPTDLSSVSETHKTAELRSSIHRPFTSSSSAPPSPSHGSKHPPPFPNCSPPPPPPAPLSAPPPPPAPPFAPPPPPPPQAFQDRPANKPPPLPSCPPPPPPSQVTKPTWLSIQHSHHTTISHPTTPPPPPPPSQPPSVVPGDRSSGFFHPPAPSPVHSEIYRLPIQRDSFLGPPPPPPPPPLPTSFTSTCPSTLPPPPPKTAPVPSPALRLLPPSYPCNAPTRRPPAVPRSAGVGRLAPPPAPPARSPSTELSTRIPPPPPPPPLPPLSLRNGHLHSLDDFESKFQFHPVEDLPPPDDFKPFPRVYPSKENRVNSKPPGIQTHLR; via the exons ATGCCAATcccacctcctccccctccaccaCCCCCAGTGCCTCCGCCACCACCGCCCAGTGCTGCCCTACCTCAG TGTCCATCGGAGCCTTCTAAGGCCCAGtctggtggaggaggaggtggaaggaATGCCCTGCTGGTTGATATTCAGAAAGGAACCAAGCTCAGGAAAGTCACACTCGTCAATGACCGCAGTGCCCCTATTGTTGACA AGCCCAAAGCAAACACTGGAGATGTATCCAGCAGCACTGGTGCTTCTCAGGGTTCAACAGGAGGGATGGCACCCATGGGAACCTCTTTGGGTGGGCTCTTTGCTGGAGGGTTCCCCACTCTCAGACCAACAGGACAAAGAGACTTAACAGTCAAGACTACAG TGTCACGGTCGGCCTCCCTGAAGCCGCTGTGGAACCCCCCCACGGATTTGAGCAGTGTCTCTGAGACCCACAAGACTGCGGAGCTCCGAAGCTCCATTCACCGTCCGTTCACTTCCTCATCTTCTGctcctccctctccatctcATGGCAGCAAACACCCTCCCCCTTTCCCCAATTGTTCGCCgcccccacctcctcctgccCCGCTTtctgctcctccacctcctcctgctcctccttttGCTCCTCCGCCACCCCCCCCTCCTCAAGCCTTCCAGGACCGTCCAGCCAACAAGCCTCCACCACTCCCCTcctgccccccaccccctcctccatCCCAGGTCACCAAGCCTACTTGGCTCTCTATCCAGCACTCCCACCACACAACCATCTCCCACCCCACTaccccaccacctcctcctccaccttcccAGCCTCCCTCTGTTGTGCCAGGTGACCGCTCCTCAGGGTTCTTCCACCCTCCAGCCCCCTCTCCAGTCCATTCTGAAATTTATAGACTTCCCATCCAGAGGGACAGCTTTCTGGGACCTCCGCCaccgcctcctcctccacccctcCCAACTTCCTTCACCTCTACCTGCCCATCCACtctccctccaccaccaccaaagACAGCCCCAGTGCCCTCCCCAGCCCTGCGCTTACTGCCACCATCATACCCCTGCAATGCTCCCACCCGACGGCCACCTGCTGTGCCCAGAAGTGCAG GTGTGGGTCGGCtggctcctcctccagctccgcCAGCACGTTCCCCCTCCACAGAGTTGTCCACCCGTATTcctccccctccaccaccacctcctctgcCCCCACTCAGTCTCAGGAATGGACACCTGCACAGCCTGG ATGACTTTGAATCCAAGTTTCAGTTCCACCCTGTGGAAGATTTACCCCCTCCTGATGACTTCAAACCTTTCCCTCGAGTATACCCcagcaaagaaaacagag tgaaCTCCAAACCACCTGGGATCCAGACACATCTGAGATGA
- the LOC137102742 gene encoding proline-rich protein 15-like protein encodes MTERMPWWKSFLPKKKAGGTKDAGSSQNFGPDFDPFAPRPDKQRDPAAAASKTTGDQNLSQQDSKRTSSLLSDETYDDSRLESVFNEQTCRRNMKVSRSGRFKEKRKVRSSLPIQEKETDNVASGKEDLR; translated from the coding sequence ATGACAGAAAGGATGCCATGGTGGAAATCATTTCTGCCAAAGAAGAAGGCTGGTGGCACCAAGGATGCAGGTTCATCCCAAAACTTTGGTCCAGACTTTGACCCTTTTGCACCACGGCCTGACAAGCAAAGAGaccctgcagcagcagcttccaAGACCACCGGTGACCAGAACCTGTCTCAACAAGACTCCAAGAGGACCTCCAGCCTCCTCAGCGATGAGACTTATGATGACTCCCGTCTGGAGTCGGTCTTCAATGAGCAGACATGTCGCAGGAACATGAAGGTGTCACGCTCAGGTCGATttaaagagaagaggaaggtgcGCTCGAGCCTTCCTATacaggagaaagagacagacaatgTAGCTTCAGGAAAAGAGGACCTACGGTGA